The genomic segment CGCTGGGGCACGTTAGCGACCAACCGGGTCACAAGATCGCTTGTAGTGAAACATTCGGCCACTCCAGGACGATAGGTCGCCGTCCACCATGGTCACATCTCGATGTGGCCGGTACCTCCGCCCCGAGCGTGGCCGTAGACTGCCGCCATGTCCGTACGGATCAACCGCGTTTACACCCGGGTCGGCGACAACGGCACGACAGCGCTGGGGGACGGCACACGAGTGCCCAAGACCGATCCCCGGCTCGGGGCGTACGCCGACGTCGACGAGACGAACTCCGTCGTCGGCGTGGCGATCGCGCTGGGCTCGCTGCCCGACGAGATCACGACGGTGCTCCGGACGGTCCAGAACGATCTGTTCGACGTGGGCGCCGACCTCAGCACGCCGGTGGCCGAGAACCCGCCGTACCCGCCGTTGCGCATCACGCAGGACTACGTCGACCGGCTCGAAGGCTGGTGCGACGAGTTCAACGAACGGGTCGGCAAGCTGAACTCGTTCATCCTCCCCGGAGGCACTGCGGGCGCCGCGCTGCTGCACCAGGCTCGGACGGTGGCCCGCCGAGCGGAGCGATCGGCCTGGCTCCTCGTGGAAGCCGACCGCGAGGGCACGAACCCGCTCGCGGTCACCTACCTGAACCGGCTGTCGGACCTGCTGTTCATCCTCGCCCGGGTCGCCAACCCCGACGGCGACGTGCTGTGGAAGCCGGGCGGCGATCGCTGAGGCCGACGCTCAGCTGGCCCGGGGCAGCTTCCGTCCGGGAGGCGCCGACTCCAACCACGACAGGAAGCCGGTCAACGCACCGGGCCCCATGGCGATCTCGATGGGCTCGTCCTCGCCGGGACGGCACCGCAACACGCGAGCACCCGGGGGCACGGCGTACGACTCCGTCCCCACCGG from the Saccharomonospora azurea NA-128 genome contains:
- a CDS encoding cob(I)yrinic acid a,c-diamide adenosyltransferase gives rise to the protein MSVRINRVYTRVGDNGTTALGDGTRVPKTDPRLGAYADVDETNSVVGVAIALGSLPDEITTVLRTVQNDLFDVGADLSTPVAENPPYPPLRITQDYVDRLEGWCDEFNERVGKLNSFILPGGTAGAALLHQARTVARRAERSAWLLVEADREGTNPLAVTYLNRLSDLLFILARVANPDGDVLWKPGGDR